A single genomic interval of Pseudochaenichthys georgianus chromosome 3, fPseGeo1.2, whole genome shotgun sequence harbors:
- the LOC139433517 gene encoding uncharacterized protein — MLKNTGRMAVRCPICNSSYRALSKHLQRRHGVRNLDERKILLLLANGRTNIRLHPCTILGCEYRGTRLDRHLARDHVELAREELHVVQNQMKMTVAKKELYELRMTNPTIEMITAWAVDTVADDDILSQPPPLSPVKECDNPDCKEWRLEANAVRAQRDIYAAEVKSLRFKLQQRIKHKRQRMDQRAGDMPAFDGEERERVILKKRPRTESTPTRLSKSKGPSCSKSPIPACSTSPIPACSKSPTGSHTHSSSSSEPASMHTEASSTSPPINSPWFRGRGRGNIMRDITFPRIMEDYLQGYREHYAGIDPPVRLQENTVSKLSRVKSFLSFMAHGFNRLSDWLFLRYLKRIRGWSRSLMKSSLQVTTSDFYIKNISHFLKYMADTPCKGSRLSQTDMILIKREVVAILKSLKRKVLIHQMQVKRDKMEGLPSHNDLMTCLTSTTTRIPQLLDVMACNPTTATRTLLYGYMTLHWSCIYGHRPGVYSNMTNAEVRKADTTGTAFGYLVHVSNHKTANSFGEAQLYLTAEEFGWMKRWLEIKGTLTCTQSRYFLYTEGKNPFRKLAYSLRMAWADVGLHGPINFTDLRTVHADNAKRFQDKGNRQRVSDFMCHNTATADKFYANNPSLKEVADIRLLFTESLQAAAAASTAAAAGNEDTFAGIDIDSDSSGEEHSPAPYQDSLPRHVPKRDQSLAEHSPSDMGEERVPYSAPTSPTVASDQLVNMQCVVVISPLVNTLYPV, encoded by the exons atgctcaagaatacaggtcggatggcggtccgttgtccgatctgtaatagttcctaccgtgccctgagcaagcaccttCAGAGGCgccatggtgtgcgtaacttggatgaaagaaaaattctgctgttgttggccaacggacggaccaacattaggctccatccctgtaccattctgggatgcgagtaccgtggcacaaggctggatcgccacttggccagagaccatgttgagctggcccgggaggaactacatgtggttcaaaatcaaatgaaaatgacagtggccaagaaggagctttatgaactccgaatgacaaaccccaccatagaaatgattaccgcttgggctgttgacacggtggcagatgacgatatactgtcacaacctccacccttgtccccggtgaaggaatgtgacaacccggactgcaaagaatggaggctggaggcaaacgcagtgagggctcagcgggacatatatgctgctgaggtgaaatccctgcgcttcaagttgcagcagaggataaagcacaagcgacagaggatggatcagcgggccggggacatgcccgcgttcgatggggaggaacgagagcgggtcattctgaagaaacgaccccgaacagagtcgacaccaacgaggctgtccaagtcgaaaggtccctcctgcagcaagtctcctattcccgcctgcagcacgtctcccattcccgcctgcagcaagtcccccactggctctcacacccattcatccagctcctcagagcctgcatccatgcataccgaggcctcgtcaacctcccctcccataaattccccctggttccggggcaggggccggggaaatataatgcgggacatcACATTCCCACGGATTATGG aggattatctgcaaggataccgggagcattatgcaggtatcgacccaccagtgaggctccaggaaaacacagtctccaaactaagcagagtgaagtcgttcctcagtttcatggcacacggtttcaatcgcctgtctgactggctctttttgaggtatctcaagaggatacgcgggtggtcccggagcctgatgaagtcaagccttcaggtcacgacctccgacttctacatcaagaatatatcacactttctcaagtacatggccgacacaccgtgcaaggggagcaggctcagccaaaccgacatgattttaatcaaacgggaagtagttgccatcctgaagtccctgaagagaaaagtacttatccaccagatgcaagtgaagcgtgacaagatggaaggtctgccgagccacaacgacctaatgacatgcttgacttcgaccaccactcgcatccctcagctcctggatgtgatggcctgcaatccgactaccgcaaCCCGTACCctgctctatgggtatatgactcttcattggagctgcatttacggccaccgtccgggggtctactccaacatgaccaacgccgaggtccgaaaggcggatacaactggcactgccttcggctacctggttcat gtaagcaaccacaagacggccaactCGTTCGGGGaagcgcagctgtacctcaccgcagaagaatttggatggatgaagaggtggctggaaattaagggtacgctgacctgcacccagagccgttactttctatacacagaggggaagaacccgttcaggaagcttgcctactccctgaggaTGGCATGGGCTGATGTAGGGCTCCAcggtcccattaacttcaccgacctccgcacagtccacgccgataatgcgaagagatttcaagacaaaggcaaccgccaaagagtgagtgatttcatgtgtcacaacactgcaactgcggacaaattttacgcgaataatccttctttgaaggaggttgcggacattcggttgctcttcacagagtcactgcaagcagcggcggcggcatcgacagcagcagcagcgggaaatgaagacacttttgcgggtattgacatcgacagtgacagctctggagaggagcacagtccggctccctaccaagactccctaccaagacatgtcccgaagagggaccagtcactggccgaacacagcccctcagacatgggtgaagagagggtgccatactctgccccaacttcacccactgttgccagtgatcaacttgtaaatatgcagtgtgttgttgtaatcagtccccttgtaaatacgttatatcctgtgtga
- the LOC139433648 gene encoding uncharacterized protein — protein sequence MTCLTSTTTRIPQLLDVMACNPTTATRTLLYGYMTLHWSCIYGHRPGVYSNMTNAEVRKADTTGTAFGYLVHVSNHKTANSFGEAQLYLTAEEFGWMKRWLEIKGTLTCTQSRYFLYTEGKNPFRKLAYSLRMAWADVGLHGPINFTDLRTVHADNAKRFQDKGNRQRVSDFMCHNTATADTFYANNPSLKEAADIRLLFTESLQAAAAASTAAAAGNEDTFAGIDIDSDSSGEEHSPAPYQDSLPRHVPKRDQSLAEHSPSDMGEERVPYSAPTSPTVASDQLVNMQCVVVISPLVNTLYPV from the exons atgacatgcttgacttcgaccaccactcgcatccctcagctcctggatgtgatggcctgcaatccgactaccgcaaCCCGTACCctgctctatgggtatatgactcttcattggagctgcatttacggccaccgtccgggggtctactccaacatgaccaacgccgaggtccgaaaggcggatacaactggcactgccttcggctacctggttcat gtaagcaaccacaagacggccaactCGTTCGGGGaagcgcagctgtacctcaccgcagaagaatttggatggatgaagaggtggctggaaattaagggtacgctgacctgcacccagagccgttactttctatacacagaggggaagaacccgttcaggaagcttgcctactccctgaggaTGGCATGGGCTGATGTAGGGCTCCAcggtcccattaacttcaccgacctccgcacagtccacgccgataatgcgaagagatttcaagacaaaggcaaccgccaaagagtgagtgatttcatgtgtcacaacactgcaactgcggacacattttacgcgaataatccttctttgaaggaggctgcggacattcggttgctcttcacagagtcactgcaagcagcggcggcggcatcgacagcagcagcagcgggaaatgaagacacttttgcgggtattgacatcgacagtgacagctctggagaggagcacagtccggctccctaccaagactccctaccaagacatgtcccgaagagggaccagtcactggccgaacacagcccctcagacatgggtgaagagagggtgccatactctgccccaacttcacccactgttgccagtgatcaacttgtaaatatgcagtgtgttgttgtaatcagtccccttgtaaatacgttatatcctgtgtga